From the genome of Candidatus Flexicrinis proximus:
TCGATGCGTGCGGCCGAATTTACGCTGGCCGACGGCGATATCCTGGCGATTTCCAGCAAATACTGCGCCATCAGCCAGGGGCGCGTCGTCGAACTGGCGGAGGTTGTTGTTTCGCCGGAAGCGGAAGCGCTTGCCACGCGCTATCACATGAACCCGCGGCTGGTGCAGTTGATCATGCAGGAAGCCGACCATATTTTCGGGGGGATTCAACTGGGGTTCCTGCTGACGCACATTCACGGCATCATTTCTCCCAATGCCGGCCTTGACCGTTCGAACATCCCGAGCGGAAAAGTCGTTCTTTTCCCAGCCGATCCGTATGCGACCGCAGCCAAAATCCGGCACGACGTGCGTGAGCGGTTCGCGGCGGATGCCGGCATCATTCTGACCGACAGCTGGCTTATGCCGGGGCGCTGGGGGACGACCGGAGTTGCGCTTTCGTGCGCGGGTTTCCGGCCACTGGCGGATGAGCGCGGGAAGAATGATCTGTTCGGCAACCCCATGCAGGTCACACAGCGCGGGGTAGCCGACTCGCTGTGCGTCGCGGCGCAGCTGGTCATGGGGGAACGCGACGAAGCGACGCCGTTTGCCGTGCTGCGTCACAGCGGCGTGGTGATCGAAGATATTGCATTGAGTCCGGCGGATGTATCGATCCCCTGGGAGATGTGTATCTATGTGGAGTCGCTGACGACCGGCGCATTGACGATTCACCACCCCGCCGCTGAACCTACGATCAGAGCGTCTTCGTAAAGCCTTAACGCATATCAGGGCTATACTCAATGCAGGTTTAACGCAACTGAGGGGCAGTTTTCGCGTATAATCCCTTAGACGTCGGGCGTTTACCTGACTAGTTTGTCCTATAACGGACGGAGATGACTCACAATGCGTAAGCTTCTCGTATGTATGTTGATGGTGCTGGCGCTCGTCGCGTTCAGCGGCGTCGCGATGGCGCAAGACCCGGTATGCGGCTCCCTGAGCGCGTCGGATTGCGAAATCCTGACCCAATCGGCGG
Proteins encoded in this window:
- a CDS encoding coenzyme F420-0:L-glutamate ligase, with the protein product MLTPLQIYPLRAAVQTDRFDLLGALDDSMRAAEFTLADGDILAISSKYCAISQGRVVELAEVVVSPEAEALATRYHMNPRLVQLIMQEADHIFGGIQLGFLLTHIHGIISPNAGLDRSNIPSGKVVLFPADPYATAAKIRHDVRERFAADAGIILTDSWLMPGRWGTTGVALSCAGFRPLADERGKNDLFGNPMQVTQRGVADSLCVAAQLVMGERDEATPFAVLRHSGVVIEDIALSPADVSIPWEMCIYVESLTTGALTIHHPAAEPTIRASS